In the Pseudomonas orientalis genome, one interval contains:
- a CDS encoding pyridoxal phosphate-dependent aminotransferase gives MVSVSRRSLLALGAALPVLGHLDWAVASPAPATSDKVLLNYNESPYGPSTAALEAMQRGSAQSGRYPYRHMYALAALFAQQQGITEESVAVFAGSMAALRYAVLAFTRPTRGLVMATPSYEVPRQAAASNKAPVREVNLDAGHAHDVPAMLAADPQAGMLYLCNPNNPTGTLTPTEAIRQALANKPKGSVLVVDEAYIDFCDAPSCVSWTRDHDDLLVLRTFSKIYGMAGARLGLAIGHPALLEQLAVFGGDNVPAGASLLGAHASLEDVKLLGQRKALNAGLRDETIAWLNERGFRCTASQSNCFMIDVKQPAQPLIERLAAQNVLVGRVWSNWPQWVRVTVGNRQEMERFRQVFATQIVRVS, from the coding sequence ATGGTCAGCGTCAGTCGTCGATCTCTTCTCGCCCTGGGCGCGGCCTTGCCGGTGCTGGGGCACCTGGATTGGGCCGTTGCAAGCCCCGCGCCGGCGACCTCTGACAAGGTATTGCTCAACTACAACGAAAGCCCCTACGGGCCGTCGACGGCGGCGCTTGAGGCGATGCAGCGGGGCAGCGCGCAATCGGGGCGGTATCCCTATCGGCATATGTACGCGCTGGCTGCGCTGTTTGCCCAGCAGCAAGGTATTACCGAAGAGAGCGTGGCAGTGTTTGCCGGCTCCATGGCCGCGCTGCGCTATGCCGTGTTGGCGTTCACCCGCCCAACCCGTGGCCTGGTGATGGCCACGCCGTCCTACGAAGTGCCGCGCCAGGCGGCCGCGTCGAACAAGGCGCCGGTGCGCGAAGTGAACCTCGATGCCGGGCATGCCCATGATGTACCGGCCATGCTCGCGGCTGATCCCCAGGCAGGCATGCTGTACCTGTGCAACCCCAACAACCCGACCGGCACCCTGACGCCCACCGAGGCCATCCGTCAGGCGCTGGCGAACAAACCCAAAGGCAGCGTGCTGGTGGTGGACGAAGCCTATATCGACTTCTGCGATGCCCCCAGTTGCGTGAGTTGGACCAGGGACCACGATGACCTGCTGGTGCTGCGCACCTTCTCGAAAATCTACGGCATGGCCGGTGCGCGCCTGGGCCTGGCAATCGGCCACCCGGCATTGCTGGAGCAACTGGCGGTGTTCGGCGGCGACAATGTGCCGGCCGGTGCCAGCCTGCTGGGTGCCCATGCCAGCCTGGAAGACGTCAAGCTGCTGGGTCAGCGCAAGGCCCTCAATGCCGGCTTGCGTGACGAGACTATCGCTTGGTTGAACGAGCGAGGGTTCAGATGCACGGCGTCGCAGAGCAACTGCTTCATGATCGACGTCAAGCAGCCTGCGCAGCCGCTGATCGAACGGCTGGCTGCACAGAATGTGCTGGTGGGGCGCGTATGGAGCAACTGGCCGCAGTGGGTGCGGGTGACGGTGGGTAACCGCCAGGAGATGGAGCGGTTTCGCCAGGTGTTCGCCACGCAGATCGTGCGTGTCAGCTGA
- a CDS encoding helix-turn-helix transcriptional regulator: MHRREKTEHLKSNIRYLIKSRGETQLSLSNAAGLTRTTIYNILEGKVANVQQSTIRKISDFFGVSYEEIETINFEAKEIIESNVSPLGNMNPAAVPVLKESLVMQHLGKRIGELSTLFPLTYYFGLSCNLIGVLLENAIPGLNEPGDLLIVQKGACSDDKEKLVYDRATQKLFITLEPCANSDRLCVIGDIFEERFNDLA, translated from the coding sequence ATGCACAGACGGGAAAAAACCGAGCACCTGAAAAGCAACATCAGGTACTTGATCAAAAGTCGCGGCGAAACCCAGCTTTCTTTAAGCAACGCCGCCGGCCTGACCAGGACCACGATCTACAACATTCTGGAAGGCAAGGTCGCCAACGTACAGCAGTCGACCATCCGCAAAATTTCCGACTTCTTCGGCGTCTCTTACGAAGAAATCGAAACCATCAATTTCGAAGCCAAGGAAATCATCGAGAGCAACGTTTCCCCGCTGGGCAATATGAACCCGGCGGCGGTGCCTGTGCTCAAGGAAAGCCTGGTCATGCAGCACCTGGGCAAGCGTATCGGTGAGCTGTCCACGCTTTTCCCACTGACGTATTACTTCGGCTTGTCGTGCAATTTGATCGGCGTACTGCTGGAGAACGCCATTCCCGGACTCAACGAGCCTGGGGACCTGCTGATCGTGCAAAAAGGCGCGTGCAGCGACGACAAGGAAAAGCTGGTGTACGACCGCGCCACCCAAAAACTGTTCATTACCCTCGAGCCCTGTGCGAACTCGGATCGCCTGTGTGTCATCGGCGATATCTTTGAGGAGCGCTTCAATGACCTCGCTTGA
- a CDS encoding queuosine precursor transporter: MTSLDAAVENSKYKLLGFENDKRLAVVMVIATGKVIKIKLSEVLNSEMMDNFNRMEIRNLYRKFYSQGGALTAYDMNDRNENSWMIYIILNLLLFTFYIFTSIAATKPIYLESMGIIVTPGTFLYPLTFLIVDLLNENFGLRLARRAILFAFASNAMIIMLLYGSTFLPGLPGWKLDGPYTDVILQVSSVLIASSVSFLVSENINSYLLCKIKELTNSRYLYLRIFLSTFFAVIIDSVLFCFIAFYGVMQTSDILSMIYVQIAIKVGFAFFNILPAYGARSLFKRYLTSA; the protein is encoded by the coding sequence ATGACCTCGCTTGACGCTGCAGTTGAAAACAGCAAATACAAGCTGCTGGGCTTCGAAAATGACAAGCGCCTGGCGGTGGTCATGGTGATCGCCACCGGCAAGGTCATCAAGATCAAGCTCAGCGAAGTGCTCAACAGCGAAATGATGGACAACTTCAACAGGATGGAAATCAGGAACCTCTACAGGAAGTTCTATTCACAAGGCGGTGCGCTCACGGCCTACGACATGAACGACCGCAATGAAAACTCGTGGATGATCTACATCATCCTGAATTTGCTGCTGTTCACGTTTTATATCTTCACCAGTATCGCCGCGACCAAACCGATCTATCTGGAATCGATGGGCATCATCGTGACGCCGGGCACGTTCCTGTATCCCCTGACCTTTCTGATCGTGGACTTGCTGAACGAAAACTTCGGGCTGCGCCTGGCGCGCCGGGCGATTCTGTTCGCGTTTGCCAGTAACGCGATGATCATCATGCTGCTCTACGGCTCGACCTTTCTGCCCGGGCTGCCGGGCTGGAAACTGGATGGGCCGTACACCGACGTGATCCTGCAAGTCTCGTCGGTGCTGATCGCCTCGTCGGTGTCGTTCCTGGTGTCGGAGAACATCAACTCTTATCTGCTGTGCAAAATCAAAGAGCTGACCAACTCCAGGTACCTGTACCTGCGGATTTTCCTCAGTACGTTCTTTGCGGTCATTATCGACAGCGTCCTGTTCTGCTTTATCGCCTTCTATGGCGTGATGCAGACCAGCGATATCCTGAGCATGATCTATGTGCAGATCGCGATCAAAGTCGGCTTTGCGTTTTTCAATATCCTGCCGGCCTATGGGGCGCGGTCGTTGTTCAAGCGCTATCTGACCAGTGCATGA
- the queC gene encoding 7-cyano-7-deazaguanine synthase QueC encodes MSKKAVMVFSGGQDSTTCLIQALKQYDEVHCITFDYGQRHVAEIEVARTLAKQLGATVHKVMDVSLLNELAISSLTRDNIPVPTVNSSGESLPSTFVPGRNILFLTLAAIYAYQVKAESVITGVCETDFSGYPDCRDEFVKALNQALKLGMEYDVRLDTPLMWLNKAETWALADYHGQLELVREQTLTCYNGVIGTGCGNCDACNLRARGLNEYLQNKADVMHSLKHKLQLT; translated from the coding sequence ATGAGTAAAAAAGCCGTTATGGTCTTCAGTGGCGGGCAGGACTCGACCACCTGCCTGATCCAGGCATTGAAGCAGTATGACGAAGTGCACTGCATCACCTTCGATTATGGCCAGCGCCATGTGGCGGAGATCGAAGTGGCCCGCACGTTGGCCAAGCAGTTGGGCGCCACCGTGCACAAGGTGATGGATGTGTCCCTGCTCAATGAGCTGGCGATCAGCAGCCTTACCCGTGACAACATCCCCGTGCCCACGGTGAACAGCTCAGGGGAAAGCTTGCCGAGCACCTTCGTGCCGGGGCGTAACATCCTGTTCCTGACCCTGGCCGCGATCTACGCCTATCAAGTCAAGGCCGAGAGCGTGATCACCGGTGTGTGCGAAACCGATTTCTCGGGTTACCCGGATTGCCGCGACGAGTTCGTCAAGGCGCTGAACCAGGCCCTGAAGCTTGGCATGGAATACGACGTGCGCCTCGATACCCCACTGATGTGGCTGAACAAGGCTGAGACCTGGGCCCTGGCCGATTACCACGGGCAGCTTGAGCTGGTGCGCGAGCAGACGCTGACCTGCTACAACGGCGTCATTGGCACCGGTTGCGGCAACTGCGATGCGTGCAACCTGCGCGCCCGGGGCTTGAATGAGTACCTGCAGAATAAAGCGGATGTCATGCACAGCCTCAAGCACAAGTTGCAGCTGACGTAA
- the cyoE gene encoding heme o synthase, translating into MSLKHFIQITKPGIIFGNVLSVAGGFFLASKGHVDLAIFLAAMIGTSLVVASGCVFNNCIDRDIDIKMERTKNRVLVQGLISLKLALIFATVLGVAGVVLLYKVANPLAALFAVIGFVIYVGLYSLYLKRKSVHGTLVGSLSGAMPPVIGYVAVTNSFDMAALVLLVMFSLWQMPHSYAIAIFRFNDYLAASIPVLPVKRGIQVAKKHILLYILAFLVATLMLTFSGYAGMSYLAVAAAMGMYWLYMAWTGYKAVDDTVWARKLFVFSIFTITALSVMMSLDFQVPKELLLTYAH; encoded by the coding sequence ATGTCGCTTAAGCACTTTATCCAAATCACCAAACCGGGGATCATTTTCGGTAACGTGCTTTCTGTGGCGGGCGGTTTCTTCCTGGCCTCCAAGGGACATGTCGATCTGGCCATCTTCCTGGCGGCGATGATCGGCACATCCCTGGTGGTAGCTTCCGGATGCGTGTTCAACAACTGCATCGACCGTGACATCGACATCAAGATGGAGCGCACCAAGAATCGCGTGTTGGTCCAGGGGCTTATCTCCCTGAAACTGGCACTGATCTTCGCGACCGTCCTGGGTGTTGCGGGCGTGGTGTTGCTGTACAAGGTGGCCAACCCGCTGGCGGCGCTGTTTGCCGTGATCGGCTTTGTCATCTACGTCGGCCTCTACAGCCTCTACCTCAAGCGCAAGTCGGTACACGGCACGCTGGTGGGGAGTCTGTCGGGGGCGATGCCGCCGGTGATTGGTTATGTGGCCGTGACCAATAGCTTCGACATGGCCGCGCTGGTGCTGCTGGTGATGTTCAGCCTGTGGCAGATGCCGCATTCCTACGCCATCGCGATTTTCCGCTTCAATGACTACCTGGCTGCGTCGATTCCGGTTCTGCCGGTCAAGCGTGGCATCCAGGTGGCCAAGAAACATATCCTGCTCTACATCCTGGCCTTCCTTGTGGCGACCTTGATGTTGACCTTCAGTGGCTATGCCGGCATGAGCTACCTCGCCGTCGCCGCGGCCATGGGCATGTACTGGTTGTACATGGCCTGGACCGGCTACAAGGCGGTGGATGACACCGTCTGGGCGCGCAAGCTGTTCGTGTTCTCGATCTTCACCATCACCGCGCTCAGCGTGATGATGTCCCTGGATTTCCAGGTACCGAAAGAGCTGTTGCTGACTTACGCACACTGA
- the cyoD gene encoding cytochrome o ubiquinol oxidase subunit IV, with product MANAHSHDSHDSSHGSVKSYAIGFILSVILTLIPFGLVMYPTLPKSITLMIVLAFAVIQVLVHLVYFLHLDRSKEQRENVIAFVFAGLVIVLLVGLSLWIMFSIHTYMMAK from the coding sequence ATGGCTAATGCACACTCCCATGACAGCCACGATTCAAGCCACGGCAGCGTAAAGTCTTACGCCATCGGCTTTATCCTGTCGGTCATCCTGACCCTGATCCCGTTCGGCCTGGTGATGTACCCAACCCTGCCGAAGTCGATCACCTTGATGATCGTCCTGGCGTTCGCGGTGATTCAGGTCCTGGTTCACCTGGTGTACTTCCTGCACCTGGATCGTTCCAAAGAGCAGCGCGAGAACGTGATTGCGTTCGTGTTCGCGGGCCTGGTGATCGTTCTGCTGGTTGGTCTGTCGCTGTGGATCATGTTCAGCATCCACACCTACATGATGGCGAAGTGA
- a CDS encoding cytochrome o ubiquinol oxidase subunit III yields the protein MSNLVTNAGHAHVDDHGHDDHHHDSGPITVFGFWLYLMTDCILFASIFAVYAVLVNNVAGGPSGHDIFELPYVLGETALLLFSSITYGFAMLAFYKGNKKGVLSWLALTFLFGLGFIGMEINEFHLLISEGYGPHRSGFLSAFFTLVGTHGLHVSAGLLWMAVMMYQVNKHGLTNTNKTRLSCLSLFWHFLDVVWICVFTVVYLMGTL from the coding sequence ATGTCGAACTTAGTGACCAATGCTGGACACGCCCATGTCGATGACCATGGGCACGATGACCATCACCACGACTCGGGGCCAATAACCGTCTTCGGTTTCTGGCTCTACCTGATGACCGACTGCATCTTGTTTGCATCGATCTTCGCGGTGTACGCGGTACTGGTAAACAACGTAGCGGGTGGCCCGTCGGGCCACGACATCTTCGAACTGCCTTACGTGCTCGGCGAAACCGCCTTGCTGTTGTTCAGCTCGATCACCTACGGCTTCGCCATGTTGGCCTTCTACAAGGGCAACAAGAAAGGCGTCCTGAGCTGGTTGGCACTGACCTTCCTGTTCGGCCTGGGCTTCATCGGTATGGAGATCAACGAGTTCCACCTGCTGATCTCCGAAGGCTACGGCCCGCACCGTTCCGGTTTCCTGTCGGCGTTCTTCACGCTGGTCGGCACCCACGGTCTGCACGTATCCGCCGGCCTGCTGTGGATGGCGGTGATGATGTATCAGGTCAATAAGCACGGCCTGACCAACACCAACAAGACCCGCCTGAGCTGCCTGAGCCTGTTCTGGCACTTCCTGGACGTGGTCTGGATCTGCGTATTCACCGTCGTTTACTTGATGGGGACTCTGTAA
- the cyoB gene encoding cytochrome o ubiquinol oxidase subunit I, giving the protein MFGKLSWDAVPFHEPIVMVTIAMIALGGLALFAGITYFKKWTYLWTEWLTSVDHKKIGVMYVIVAMVMLLRGFADAIMMRTQLAMATEGSPGYLPPEHYDQIFTAHGVIMIIFMAMPFFTGLMNLALPLQIGARDVAYPFLNSLSFWLLVSGVVLINVSLGVGEFAKTGWVAYPPLSGLQYSPGVGVDYYIWALQLSGLGTTLTGVNFLATVLKMRAPGMKLMDMPIFTWTCTWANVLIVASFPILAATMALLSLDRYLDFHIFTNELGGNPMMYVNLFWAWGHPEVYILILPAFGIFSEVISTFTGKRLFGHHSMVYASGAISVLGFMVWLHHFFTMGSGASVNAFFGLATMLISIPTGVKLFNWLFTIYHGRLRMTSQVLWTLGFMVTFAIGGMTGVLLAIPGADFVLHNSLFVIAHFHNVIIGGAVFGYIAGFSFYFPKAFGFKLHEGWGKAAFWFWISGFFVAFMPLYALGFMGMTRRLNATTNPEWVPYLYVAMFGAVMIAVGIACQLIQLYVSVRDRKQNACESGDPWNGHTLEWSTSSPPPFYNFAVIPTANTIDAFTEAKEDGTAYQKPAHYEPIHMPNNTATGVVMGALLTVFGFAMIWHIWWLAIVGLVGTIGYFIIHAARDDQGYMVPVETIERIEAEQHARLVAEKKIPANRVETSLEQA; this is encoded by the coding sequence ATGTTTGGTAAATTAAGTTGGGACGCGGTCCCATTCCACGAGCCGATCGTGATGGTGACCATCGCCATGATCGCGCTGGGTGGTCTGGCACTGTTTGCGGGTATCACGTACTTCAAGAAGTGGACCTACCTGTGGACCGAGTGGTTGACGTCGGTCGACCACAAGAAAATCGGCGTCATGTACGTCATCGTGGCCATGGTCATGCTGCTGCGTGGTTTTGCCGACGCCATCATGATGCGTACCCAGCTGGCCATGGCCACCGAGGGTTCGCCTGGCTACCTGCCACCTGAACACTATGACCAGATCTTCACCGCCCACGGTGTGATCATGATCATCTTCATGGCGATGCCTTTCTTCACCGGCCTGATGAACCTTGCCTTGCCGCTGCAGATCGGTGCCCGTGACGTTGCCTACCCGTTCCTGAACTCCCTGAGCTTCTGGCTGCTGGTATCGGGCGTGGTGCTGATCAACGTGTCCCTGGGCGTCGGCGAATTCGCCAAGACCGGTTGGGTTGCGTATCCGCCGCTGTCGGGCCTGCAATACAGCCCTGGCGTGGGTGTGGACTACTACATCTGGGCGCTACAGTTATCAGGACTCGGGACGACATTGACGGGGGTCAACTTCCTGGCCACCGTCCTGAAGATGCGCGCCCCTGGCATGAAATTGATGGACATGCCGATCTTCACCTGGACCTGCACCTGGGCAAACGTCCTGATCGTGGCTTCGTTCCCGATCCTGGCCGCCACCATGGCGCTGCTGTCGCTTGACCGTTACCTGGATTTCCACATTTTCACCAATGAACTTGGTGGCAATCCAATGATGTACGTGAACCTGTTCTGGGCGTGGGGTCACCCTGAGGTGTACATCCTGATCCTGCCAGCGTTCGGTATCTTCTCCGAAGTGATTTCGACCTTTACCGGCAAGCGCCTGTTCGGTCACCACTCGATGGTCTACGCATCGGGCGCCATCTCGGTACTGGGCTTCATGGTGTGGCTGCACCACTTCTTCACCATGGGTTCGGGGGCCAGCGTCAACGCCTTCTTCGGCCTGGCGACGATGCTGATTTCCATCCCGACGGGGGTGAAGCTGTTCAACTGGCTGTTCACCATCTACCACGGTCGTCTACGCATGACCAGCCAGGTCCTGTGGACCCTGGGCTTCATGGTGACCTTCGCCATCGGCGGCATGACCGGCGTACTGCTGGCCATCCCGGGTGCTGACTTCGTACTGCACAACAGCCTGTTCGTGATCGCTCACTTCCACAACGTGATCATCGGCGGCGCGGTATTCGGCTACATCGCCGGTTTCAGCTTCTACTTCCCGAAAGCGTTCGGCTTCAAGCTGCACGAAGGCTGGGGCAAGGCTGCATTCTGGTTCTGGATCTCGGGCTTCTTCGTCGCGTTCATGCCGCTCTATGCACTGGGCTTCATGGGTATGACCCGTCGTCTGAACGCCACCACCAACCCTGAGTGGGTGCCGTACCTGTACGTCGCCATGTTCGGTGCGGTGATGATCGCTGTGGGCATCGCCTGCCAGCTGATCCAGCTGTACGTGAGTGTGCGTGACCGTAAGCAGAACGCTTGCGAATCCGGCGACCCATGGAACGGCCACACCCTGGAATGGTCGACCTCGTCGCCACCACCGTTCTACAACTTCGCCGTGATTCCTACCGCGAACACCATCGATGCGTTCACCGAAGCCAAGGAAGACGGTACTGCGTACCAGAAACCTGCGCACTACGAGCCGATCCACATGCCGAACAACACCGCCACCGGCGTGGTGATGGGCGCGCTGTTGACCGTGTTCGGTTTCGCGATGATCTGGCACATCTGGTGGCTGGCGATCGTGGGCCTGGTGGGCACTATCGGTTACTTCATCATTCACGCTGCCCGTGATGATCAAGGCTACATGGTGCCGGTCGAAACGATCGAACGCATCGAAGCCGAGCAGCACGCTCGCCTGGTAGCCGAGAAGAAGATTCCGGCCAACCGTGTAGAAACCTCGTTGGAACAGGCTTAA
- the cyoA gene encoding ubiquinol oxidase subunit II, with protein sequence MSKNRYPRLLGFLPLLGMMLMLGGCKWTLLDPKGQVGLDERNLIITATLLMLLVVVPVIIMTFAFAWKYRASNTSATYAPKWSHSTKIEIAVWLVPILIIIALGYVTYKSTHALDPYRPLESDVKPINIEVVALDWKWLFIYPDLGIATVNQIRFPEHTPLNFKITSDAVMNSFFIPALGGQIYAMAGMQTKLHLIANQKAEMEGISANYSGAGFTGMKFKAISTSQEEFDAWVAEVKAAPKQLDQAEYDALTKPSQNNPVALYSAFEPNLFQKIVDKYEGMKPGKPVKHEKKEVAAVEGSDTGAHSTAGAEE encoded by the coding sequence ATGAGTAAAAACAGGTACCCCCGATTACTAGGCTTTTTGCCGCTGCTTGGCATGATGTTAATGCTGGGAGGCTGCAAGTGGACCTTGCTCGACCCAAAAGGACAGGTCGGTCTGGATGAACGAAACCTGATCATCACCGCTACCCTGCTGATGCTGCTGGTCGTGGTCCCTGTGATCATCATGACCTTCGCCTTCGCCTGGAAATACCGCGCGTCCAACACCAGCGCCACCTACGCGCCGAAGTGGTCGCACTCCACCAAGATCGAAATCGCAGTGTGGCTGGTGCCGATCCTCATCATCATTGCCCTGGGTTATGTGACCTACAAGTCCACCCACGCACTGGACCCGTACCGTCCGCTGGAATCGGACGTCAAGCCGATCAACATCGAAGTGGTCGCGCTGGACTGGAAGTGGCTGTTCATCTACCCGGACCTGGGTATCGCCACTGTGAACCAGATCCGGTTCCCGGAGCACACTCCGCTTAACTTCAAGATCACCTCCGACGCCGTGATGAACTCGTTCTTCATCCCGGCCCTGGGCGGCCAGATCTACGCGATGGCAGGCATGCAGACCAAGCTGCACCTGATCGCCAACCAGAAAGCTGAAATGGAAGGCATCTCCGCCAACTACAGCGGCGCTGGCTTCACCGGCATGAAATTCAAAGCGATCTCGACGAGCCAGGAAGAATTTGACGCCTGGGTAGCCGAAGTCAAGGCCGCACCTAAACAGCTTGATCAAGCTGAATACGACGCCCTGACCAAACCAAGCCAGAACAACCCTGTCGCGCTGTACTCCGCGTTTGAACCGAACCTGTTTCAGAAAATCGTCGACAAGTACGAAGGTATGAAGCCAGGCAAGCCGGTCAAGCACGAGAAGAAAGAAGTGGCCGCGGTTGAAGGTTCTGACACAGGCGCGCATTCAACTGCTGGGGCAGAGGAGTAA
- a CDS encoding disulfide bond formation protein B — translation MSDEMRLGRERRFLVLLGIICLALIGGALYMQVVLGEAPCPLCILQRYALLLIALFAFIGAAMRTKGAVTFFEGLVVLSAVGGVAAAGHHVYTQFFPQVSCGIDVLQPIVDDLPLAKVFPLGFQVDGFCSTPYPPILGLSLAQWALVAFVLTVILVPLCIYRNRHPKA, via the coding sequence ATGAGTGACGAAATGCGTTTGGGCAGGGAGCGGCGCTTTCTGGTGTTGCTGGGCATCATCTGCCTGGCGCTGATCGGCGGCGCGTTGTACATGCAAGTGGTGCTGGGCGAAGCGCCATGCCCGCTGTGCATCCTGCAACGCTACGCCTTGCTGCTGATCGCGCTCTTTGCGTTCATCGGGGCCGCGATGCGCACCAAAGGCGCGGTCACGTTCTTTGAGGGCCTGGTGGTGCTCAGCGCCGTGGGTGGTGTGGCGGCTGCCGGTCACCACGTGTACACCCAGTTTTTCCCTCAAGTCAGTTGCGGCATCGATGTGCTGCAGCCGATCGTCGATGATCTGCCGCTGGCCAAAGTGTTTCCCCTGGGCTTTCAGGTCGACGGCTTCTGCAGCACGCCTTATCCGCCGATCCTGGGCCTGTCCCTGGCGCAATGGGCGTTGGTCGCCTTCGTGCTGACCGTGATCCTGGTGCCCCTGTGCATCTATCGCAATCGCCATCCCAAAGCCTGA
- the hmpA gene encoding NO-inducible flavohemoprotein → MLSAQDRAIVKSTVPLLESGGEALITHFYRMMLSEYPEVRPLFNQAHQASGDQPRALANGVLMYARHIDQLDQLGDLVARIINKHVALQILPEHYPIVGACLLRAISEVLGNEIATPEVMSAWGAAYGQLADILIGAEAAIYDEKAQAPGGWRGARPFVLVKRVEESAEIISFYFAPVDNGPILNAAPGQYIGMKLVLDGEEVRRNYSLSALSDAGLYRISVKREAGGRVSNYLHDQLHVGATIDLFPPAGEFTLAASDKPLVLISGGVGITPTLPMLEAALATERPVHFIHCARNGGVHAFRDWVDALAAKHPQLKHFYCYAEDDGVSPAADKIGLLSQEQLAAWLPEQRDIDAYFLGPKGFMAAIKQHLKALGVPEKQSRYEFFGPAAALE, encoded by the coding sequence ATGCTGAGTGCCCAAGACCGTGCCATCGTCAAATCCACCGTGCCCCTGCTGGAAAGTGGCGGCGAGGCGCTGATTACCCATTTCTACCGCATGATGCTGTCCGAATACCCTGAAGTTCGCCCCCTGTTCAACCAGGCCCACCAGGCCAGCGGCGACCAGCCTCGTGCCCTGGCCAATGGCGTGCTGATGTACGCACGGCATATCGACCAGCTGGACCAACTGGGCGACCTGGTGGCCAGGATCATCAACAAGCATGTGGCCTTGCAGATACTGCCGGAACACTACCCGATCGTCGGTGCCTGCCTGCTGCGGGCTATTTCCGAGGTGCTGGGCAATGAGATAGCCACCCCTGAAGTAATGAGCGCCTGGGGCGCGGCGTATGGCCAGTTGGCGGACATACTGATCGGCGCCGAAGCGGCTATCTACGACGAGAAAGCCCAGGCGCCCGGTGGCTGGCGCGGTGCGCGGCCGTTCGTGCTGGTCAAGCGTGTGGAGGAGAGCGCCGAGATCATCTCGTTCTACTTTGCCCCGGTGGACAACGGCCCGATCCTCAACGCTGCCCCCGGCCAATACATCGGCATGAAGCTGGTGCTCGATGGCGAGGAGGTGCGTCGCAACTACTCCCTGTCGGCCCTGAGCGATGCCGGCCTGTACCGCATCAGCGTCAAGCGCGAAGCCGGTGGGCGGGTCTCCAATTACCTGCATGACCAACTGCACGTCGGCGCGACCATTGACCTGTTCCCGCCCGCGGGCGAGTTCACCCTGGCCGCCAGCGACAAGCCGCTGGTGCTGATCAGCGGCGGGGTGGGCATTACGCCAACCCTGCCGATGCTCGAAGCAGCCCTGGCCACCGAGCGTCCGGTGCACTTTATCCACTGCGCGCGCAATGGCGGGGTGCATGCGTTCCGTGACTGGGTGGACGCCCTGGCGGCCAAGCATCCGCAGCTCAAGCACTTCTACTGTTATGCCGAGGATGACGGCGTGAGCCCGGCGGCGGACAAGATCGGCCTGCTGAGCCAGGAGCAACTGGCGGCGTGGTTGCCCGAGCAGCGCGATATTGATGCGTATTTCCTGGGGCCTAAAGGCTTCATGGCCGCGATCAAGCAGCACCTGAAGGCGCTGGGTGTGCCCGAGAAACAAAGTCGCTACGAGTTCTTCGGCCCCGCTGCGGCGTTGGAATAA